A window from Bacteroidota bacterium encodes these proteins:
- a CDS encoding DUF5683 domain-containing protein, whose protein sequence is MSGQCTAASRATPRRLPLAAACILLGLLLMPGTGWAQADTTGARTDRPRSKDAYLPDSQATNPADALPQADTTGQGNKHKKRAYSLEWPRPNRAALYSLILPGLGQLYNRDYWKLPIIWGAAAAGAYAIAFNHNQFIRYRALAEDQQDALRVQYREQRDFFRRNRDLSILLTGLGYALVAVEAYVDAHMYYFDVSDDLSLAVYPSILPSARMPVPGLGLSLNLR, encoded by the coding sequence ATGAGTGGCCAATGCACAGCAGCAAGCAGGGCTACCCCCCGGAGGCTGCCACTGGCGGCTGCCTGCATACTGCTGGGCCTGCTGCTGATGCCCGGCACGGGCTGGGCGCAGGCCGACACCACCGGTGCAAGAACAGACCGGCCACGGAGCAAGGATGCCTACCTGCCCGACAGCCAGGCTACAAACCCGGCAGACGCACTCCCACAGGCCGACACGACCGGCCAAGGGAACAAACACAAAAAGCGCGCCTACAGCCTGGAATGGCCCAGGCCCAACCGGGCAGCTCTGTACAGCCTCATCCTGCCGGGCCTGGGCCAGCTCTACAACCGCGACTACTGGAAACTACCCATCATCTGGGGGGCAGCAGCAGCTGGGGCCTATGCCATTGCTTTTAACCACAATCAGTTTATCCGCTACCGCGCCCTGGCGGAAGACCAGCAGGACGCACTGCGGGTACAGTACCGCGAGCAGCGAGACTTCTTCCGGCGAAACCGGGATCTGAGCATCCTGCTGACTGGCCTCGGCTATGCGCTCGTGGCCGTAGAGGCATACGTGGATGCCCACATGTACTACTTCGATGTGTCAGACGACCTGAGCCTGGCCGTGTACCCAAGCATTCTGCCTAGCGCACGCATGCCCGTGCCGGGGCTGGGACTATCCCTAAACCTGAGGTAG
- a CDS encoding ABC transporter substrate-binding protein has product MRLNLHAGLTSLDPAFASNQSNVWMCQQLFSTLVGVDSSGALVPDAARRWARSADGLSYRFELRTDLYFHPHPIFGLSRTRRLTARDVSYTLHRLCQPETGSPGLWILNGKLRGVAAYRTGQADTLAGVAVVNDSTLVLHLEQPFPPFLQLLSMPYAGIVPQEVVAHYGKDFRQHPIGTGPFRFYRWEEGRLLVLHRNPHYYQRGLPRLDAVAVHFIPSKLGAFNAFLEGRIDLIDALDPSYQDELLTATGQLRPRYRPLTFYAGPQLSTEYLGIRLDPTSRHPLQDVRVRQALSLGIDRAGLCRYLLHGTALPAAQGLVPPGMPGYAGPPAQASGYDPARAQALLAAAGYPGGTGLPVLQLYTNPGYAHVAQYLQKNLAALGIRLQLALEEGSTLRERIRKGEALLWRASWVADYADPENFLSLLYSPNHPPQGSATTRYRSPAADAAYEAALRAPDSLRMRYYRQMEEQMLQDVPLIPLYYYKTFRLAQPWVQGMPTQAMNLYFPLKYTAIRPRPVAAGAAAGR; this is encoded by the coding sequence TTGCGGCTGAATCTGCATGCCGGCCTTACCAGTCTGGATCCTGCTTTTGCCAGCAACCAGAGCAATGTGTGGATGTGTCAGCAGCTATTCAGCACCCTGGTGGGGGTGGATAGCAGTGGCGCCCTGGTGCCGGATGCAGCCCGCAGATGGGCGCGTAGTGCCGACGGGCTGTCCTATCGTTTTGAGCTGCGCACTGATTTGTACTTTCATCCACACCCAATCTTTGGGCTTAGCCGCACCCGCAGGCTTACGGCCCGCGATGTTTCCTACACCCTGCACCGCCTATGCCAGCCCGAAACCGGTAGCCCGGGCCTGTGGATCCTGAATGGCAAGCTGAGGGGCGTAGCAGCCTACCGCACTGGCCAGGCCGATACCCTGGCAGGCGTGGCGGTGGTGAATGACAGCACCCTGGTGCTACACCTGGAGCAGCCCTTCCCGCCCTTTCTGCAGCTGCTCTCCATGCCCTATGCGGGCATTGTGCCACAGGAGGTAGTGGCACACTACGGAAAGGATTTTCGCCAGCACCCCATTGGCACCGGGCCTTTTCGGTTCTACCGCTGGGAGGAGGGGCGGCTGCTGGTGCTACACCGCAATCCACACTACTACCAGCGCGGCCTGCCGCGCCTGGATGCTGTGGCGGTGCATTTCATCCCCTCCAAGCTGGGCGCCTTCAATGCCTTTCTGGAGGGGCGTATAGACCTGATCGATGCCCTGGATCCCAGCTATCAGGACGAGCTGCTGACTGCCACTGGCCAGCTGCGGCCCAGGTATCGTCCTCTCACCTTCTACGCCGGCCCCCAGCTCAGCACCGAGTACCTGGGCATCCGCCTGGACCCCACCAGCCGCCACCCCCTGCAGGATGTGCGGGTGCGGCAGGCCCTCAGCCTGGGTATAGATCGTGCGGGCCTATGCCGCTACCTGCTGCACGGCACAGCCCTGCCGGCCGCGCAGGGCCTGGTGCCCCCGGGCATGCCGGGCTACGCAGGTCCGCCCGCACAGGCATCGGGCTACGACCCTGCCCGTGCGCAGGCCCTGCTGGCTGCAGCGGGCTACCCCGGTGGCACGGGCCTGCCCGTGCTGCAGCTGTACACCAACCCTGGCTATGCCCATGTGGCCCAGTATCTGCAGAAAAACCTGGCTGCCCTGGGCATCCGGCTGCAGCTGGCGCTGGAGGAGGGCAGCACCCTGCGCGAGCGCATCCGTAAGGGCGAGGCCCTGCTGTGGCGTGCCAGCTGGGTGGCAGATTATGCCGATCCCGAGAACTTTCTCTCCCTCCTCTACAGCCCCAATCACCCACCGCAGGGCAGTGCCACCACCCGCTACCGCAGCCCCGCTGCAGATGCAGCCTATGAGGCGGCCCTGCGGGCGCCCGATAGCCTGCGCATGCGCTACTATAGGCAGATGGAGGAACAGATGCTGCAGGATGTGCCCCTCATCCCGCTCTACTACTATAAGACCTTCCGGCTGGCACAGCCCTGGGTGCAGGGTATGCCCACCCAGGCCATGAACCTCTACTTCCCACTCAAGTATACCGCCATCCGGCCTAGGCCTGTGGCCGCCGGTGCAGCCGCAGGGCGGTGA
- the grpE gene encoding nucleotide exchange factor GrpE, with the protein MSEKELEKQAEQEPNEKPEPEAGHGRGEEATDWQDRYVRLAAEFDNFRRRTNREKEDLLKYGNTQLLKALLPLLDDLDRTLAVAETSEPEALIKSLKLVHKNLNSTLEKQGVQTIDAMGQVFDTELHEAIASLPAQEAEKKGKVIEVIEKGYRYQERVIRYAKVITGE; encoded by the coding sequence ATGAGCGAGAAAGAACTGGAAAAGCAGGCCGAGCAAGAGCCAAATGAGAAGCCCGAGCCCGAAGCCGGGCACGGCCGGGGCGAAGAAGCCACCGACTGGCAAGACCGCTATGTACGCCTGGCTGCCGAGTTTGACAACTTCCGGCGCCGCACCAACCGTGAGAAGGAGGACCTGCTGAAGTATGGAAACACCCAGCTGCTGAAGGCCCTGCTCCCCCTGCTGGACGACCTGGACCGTACCCTGGCCGTGGCCGAAACCAGCGAGCCCGAGGCCCTGATAAAAAGCCTGAAACTGGTGCACAAAAACCTGAACAGCACCCTGGAAAAACAAGGCGTGCAGACCATAGATGCCATGGGCCAAGTGTTTGACACAGAGCTACACGAGGCCATTGCCAGCCTGCCCGCCCAAGAGGCAGAGAAAAAGGGAAAGGTGATAGAGGTAATAGAAAAAGGCTACCGATACCAGGAGCGGGTGATCCGCTACGCCAAGGTGATAACCGGAGAGTAG
- a CDS encoding 4'-phosphopantetheinyl transferase superfamily protein — translation MAELAHRIPLDIKLWHTTEPLDFFLDQCPAQVRAQFDPGWHPRRQYEYAASRFLLYRMVDPALVLHSTPRGAPFFADTDLAVSISHCQGYVGVLLGQTAVGLDLEQTLVPRNWNTARVFMNEEELRHYESDRSPATFLEVWCAKECLYKVLNTDWPDLSFKRQLWVQPSPTPGAVFPRQLPGGLRRQEIERSYLVHIDQPVPDLIVAATTGEPIPTPVP, via the coding sequence ATGGCAGAGTTGGCCCATCGTATTCCGCTCGATATTAAGCTTTGGCATACAACCGAGCCACTCGATTTCTTTCTGGATCAGTGCCCGGCACAGGTGCGTGCACAGTTTGACCCAGGCTGGCACCCGCGCAGGCAGTATGAGTATGCTGCGTCGCGCTTTCTGCTTTACCGCATGGTGGATCCCGCCCTGGTGCTCCATAGCACCCCCCGTGGTGCCCCCTTTTTTGCGGATACAGACCTGGCCGTATCCATTAGCCATTGCCAGGGCTATGTAGGGGTGCTCCTGGGCCAGACTGCGGTGGGGCTGGACCTGGAGCAGACCCTGGTGCCGCGTAACTGGAACACGGCCCGTGTGTTTATGAACGAGGAGGAGCTGAGGCACTACGAGTCAGACCGATCTCCGGCTACCTTTCTGGAGGTATGGTGTGCCAAGGAGTGCCTGTACAAGGTACTAAATACAGACTGGCCGGATCTCTCCTTCAAGCGGCAACTGTGGGTACAGCCAAGTCCAACCCCAGGCGCGGTTTTTCCGCGGCAGCTACCAGGCGGCCTAAGGCGGCAGGAAATAGAGCGCAGCTATCTGGTGCACATAGACCAGCCCGTGCCCGATCTTATTGTGGCAGCTACCACCGGCGAGCCCATCCCAACCCCAGTACCTTGA
- a CDS encoding acylphosphatase, with product MQRFRYRVVGRVQRVYFRASAQAVARELGLTGWVRNEPDGSVLAEAEGPAPALRQFAHWLAQGPPQALVQQLQQTEVPPLADTEGDFLVIA from the coding sequence GTGCAGCGATTCCGCTATCGCGTAGTGGGCCGCGTCCAGCGGGTTTACTTCCGCGCCAGTGCACAGGCCGTAGCCCGAGAGCTGGGCCTGACAGGCTGGGTGCGCAACGAGCCAGACGGCAGCGTGCTGGCCGAGGCAGAGGGCCCAGCGCCAGCCCTCCGGCAGTTTGCACACTGGCTAGCCCAGGGCCCACCCCAGGCGCTTGTGCAGCAGCTACAGCAAACAGAAGTGCCCCCCCTGGCAGATACCGAGGGCGACTTTCTGGTTATTGCCTAG
- a CDS encoding DUF3127 domain-containing protein: protein MSSFSIQGQIHALMPTQQVSASFRKRELVVSYAENPQYPQLIKFETIQERCDQLDAFQPGDTVQVHFNLRGREWTNPKGEKVYFTTLEAWRVEAAMAGGRSTMPPPADPAHFADLAHQEEESDLPF, encoded by the coding sequence ATGTCTTCCTTCTCTATCCAGGGCCAGATACACGCCCTAATGCCTACCCAGCAGGTGAGCGCCAGCTTCCGCAAGCGAGAGCTGGTGGTGAGCTATGCCGAAAATCCTCAGTACCCCCAGCTCATCAAGTTTGAGACCATACAAGAGCGCTGCGATCAGCTGGACGCTTTTCAGCCGGGTGATACCGTGCAGGTGCACTTCAACCTGCGCGGGCGCGAGTGGACAAACCCCAAGGGAGAAAAGGTTTATTTCACCACACTGGAGGCCTGGCGGGTAGAGGCCGCCATGGCTGGTGGCCGCTCCACAATGCCCCCCCCGGCCGATCCGGCCCATTTTGCCGATCTGGCCCATCAGGAAGAAGAATCCGACTTACCCTTTTAG
- the dnaJ gene encoding molecular chaperone DnaJ: MTRRDYYEVLGVARTAQGDEIKRAYRRLAIQYHPDKNPGNKEAEEKFKEASQAYEVLSDANKKARYDQYGHAGVNEQGSAGGAADFSDIFNRFSDIFEGTGFEGFFGGNRSGRGRRRQGQRGSDLRIKLRLSLEEIAKGVEKKIKIRRHVGCPTCTGTGAYDNGSFQTCSTCSGVGEVRQQVGGGFFSQIVVSACPACGGEGKIITKACMNCAGEGRIEREDSLTVKIPAGVSDGMQLSMRGQGNVGKRGGEAGDLLVQFEEIPHETLVRDGENVIYDLYLNFADAALGTSVEVPTLDGKARFRVEAGTQSGEIKRLKGKGIPNINGYGAGDQLVHINVWTPRSLSSEERKLLDKLRQSENFVPNPGKQEKGFFAKMKEFFGAE, translated from the coding sequence ATGACCCGAAGAGATTACTACGAAGTGCTGGGGGTGGCCCGCACAGCCCAGGGCGATGAGATAAAGCGTGCCTACCGCAGGCTGGCTATCCAGTACCACCCGGACAAAAACCCCGGGAATAAGGAGGCGGAAGAAAAATTTAAGGAAGCGAGCCAGGCCTACGAGGTGCTGAGCGATGCCAACAAGAAAGCCCGATACGACCAGTATGGCCATGCCGGCGTAAATGAACAGGGCTCCGCAGGCGGTGCCGCGGACTTTTCCGACATTTTCAACCGATTCTCCGACATATTCGAAGGTACGGGCTTCGAGGGCTTCTTCGGCGGCAACCGCAGTGGCCGCGGCCGCCGCAGACAGGGCCAGCGGGGCAGCGACCTGCGCATAAAGCTACGCCTTAGCCTGGAGGAGATAGCCAAGGGCGTGGAGAAAAAGATCAAGATCCGGCGGCATGTGGGCTGCCCCACCTGCACGGGCACCGGTGCCTATGACAATGGCAGCTTCCAGACCTGCAGTACCTGTAGTGGTGTGGGCGAGGTACGCCAGCAGGTAGGCGGAGGCTTCTTCAGCCAGATTGTTGTATCGGCCTGCCCCGCCTGTGGCGGCGAGGGCAAGATCATTACCAAAGCCTGCATGAACTGTGCGGGCGAGGGCCGCATAGAGCGCGAAGACAGCCTAACTGTAAAGATACCCGCTGGGGTGAGCGATGGCATGCAGCTGAGCATGCGGGGCCAGGGTAATGTGGGCAAGCGCGGCGGAGAGGCAGGAGACTTGCTCGTCCAGTTTGAGGAGATCCCGCACGAAACGCTGGTACGCGATGGCGAAAACGTGATCTACGACCTCTACCTCAACTTTGCCGATGCCGCCCTGGGTACCAGCGTAGAGGTGCCCACCCTGGATGGCAAGGCCCGGTTCCGCGTAGAGGCTGGCACCCAGAGTGGTGAGATCAAACGCCTGAAGGGTAAGGGCATACCCAACATCAATGGCTATGGGGCGGGCGACCAGCTGGTCCACATCAATGTATGGACCCCCCGCAGCCTGAGCTCGGAAGAAAGGAAGCTGCTGGACAAGCTACGGCAGAGCGAAAACTTTGTACCCAAC
- a CDS encoding AAA family ATPase codes for MGKVISIANQKGGVGKTTTAINLSASLAVLEFKVLMVDTDPQANATSGVGFDPRNIKASIYECITNDDVDPRGIILQTLVNNLSILPSHIDLVGAEIEMINLNNREKKMRAVIDKVKGDYDFVIIDCSPSLGLITVNALTAADSVIVPVQCEYFALEGLGKLLNTIKIVQQRLNPDLDIEGILLTMYDQRLRLSNQVVDEVKMHFQDIVFESVIQRNTRLSEAPSFGVPVIMHDANSKGSLNYLSLAAEILRKNNIPMRTELPEAVSQP; via the coding sequence ATGGGCAAGGTTATCTCGATTGCAAACCAAAAAGGGGGAGTGGGTAAAACTACCACAGCCATCAACCTGTCTGCCAGCCTGGCGGTGCTGGAGTTTAAGGTATTGATGGTAGATACAGATCCACAGGCCAATGCCACCTCCGGGGTAGGCTTCGACCCACGAAACATCAAGGCCTCCATCTATGAGTGCATTACAAACGACGACGTAGACCCGCGCGGCATCATCCTGCAGACGCTCGTAAACAATCTGAGCATCCTGCCCAGTCACATTGACCTGGTGGGGGCCGAGATTGAAATGATCAACCTGAACAACCGGGAAAAGAAGATGCGGGCCGTGATAGACAAGGTGAAGGGCGACTACGACTTTGTGATCATAGACTGCTCACCCTCACTAGGCCTCATCACAGTGAATGCCCTGACCGCGGCAGATAGCGTGATTGTGCCCGTACAATGCGAATACTTTGCCCTGGAGGGGCTGGGCAAACTGCTGAATACCATCAAGATTGTGCAGCAGCGCCTGAACCCCGACCTGGATATAGAGGGCATCCTGCTAACCATGTACGACCAGCGCCTGCGCCTGAGCAACCAGGTGGTGGATGAGGTAAAGATGCACTTCCAGGACATCGTGTTCGAGAGCGTGATACAGCGCAACACCCGGCTGAGCGAGGCGCCCAGCTTTGGCGTACCCGTTATTATGCACGACGCAAACAGCAAAGGCTCGCTCAACTACCTGTCGCTCGCCGCCGAGATTCTGCGGAAAAACAACATCCCCATGCGTACCGAGCTACCCGAGGCTGTAAGCCAGCCCTGA
- a CDS encoding DUF255 domain-containing protein yields MKRGLIAFLLLALCAAFAPAGNEAIGWYDLDTAVAKAKREGKKVWIYVYTDWCAWCKIMEKQSFQDPKIIRYLEQHFVPVKLNAWSKETASFQGKRYGWMQTENCHGLAYQLLEGKMEYPTTVILSEKQEILSPVRGYLDPGMMKKLLVYFGENAHTYLEWAYFKEKYNY; encoded by the coding sequence ATGAAGAGAGGGCTGATAGCTTTTCTACTCCTTGCCCTGTGTGCGGCCTTTGCCCCTGCGGGGAATGAGGCCATAGGCTGGTATGACCTGGATACCGCCGTGGCAAAGGCCAAGCGGGAGGGCAAAAAGGTATGGATTTATGTGTATACCGATTGGTGCGCCTGGTGCAAGATTATGGAAAAGCAGTCTTTTCAAGATCCCAAGATCATCCGCTACCTGGAGCAGCATTTCGTACCTGTCAAGCTGAATGCCTGGAGCAAGGAGACCGCTAGTTTTCAGGGCAAGCGCTACGGCTGGATGCAAACCGAGAACTGCCATGGCCTGGCCTACCAGCTGCTGGAGGGCAAAATGGAGTATCCCACTACAGTCATTTTGTCAGAAAAGCAGGAAATCCTGTCGCCCGTACGCGGTTATCTGGACCCGGGGATGATGAAAAAACTCCTCGTCTACTTTGGCGAAAATGCCCACACCTATCTGGAATGGGCCTATTTCAAGGAGAAATACAATTACTAG
- a CDS encoding ParB/RepB/Spo0J family partition protein translates to MAEKKPTKRVLGRGLDALIPQAEYNVAGSVANHGYGETGSIHEVALEHIETNPYQPRTHFDEDALEELAASIREQGIIQPITVRRMGQDSYQLISGERRYQASKRAGLSRIPAYIRTANDEQMLEMALIENIQRENLNPIEEALGYKRLMDECELTLEQVGMKVGKKRPTINNYLRLLKLPPEIQAALRDKRLSMGHARALVSVDNPVYQLEIFREVMDKDLSVRTTEERVRQIGSPKATKETEEPSKTERTAYALQALEVERNLSRKLDAKVRIQTGQDGSGEIKIKFYNGDDLNRLLELMA, encoded by the coding sequence GTGGCGGAAAAAAAACCAACAAAACGAGTACTAGGCCGTGGGCTGGATGCACTCATCCCCCAAGCGGAGTACAATGTGGCAGGTAGCGTGGCAAACCACGGCTATGGCGAGACCGGCTCCATTCACGAAGTAGCCCTGGAGCACATAGAGACTAACCCCTACCAGCCCCGCACACACTTTGATGAAGATGCGCTGGAAGAACTGGCCGCCAGCATACGCGAGCAGGGCATTATACAGCCCATTACCGTACGGCGTATGGGCCAGGATAGCTACCAGCTGATAAGTGGCGAGCGCCGCTACCAAGCCAGTAAGCGGGCTGGCCTGAGCCGGATACCGGCCTACATACGCACGGCCAACGATGAGCAGATGCTAGAAATGGCCCTCATCGAAAACATCCAGCGCGAAAACCTGAACCCCATAGAAGAGGCCCTGGGCTACAAGCGCCTGATGGATGAATGCGAGCTGACCCTGGAGCAGGTGGGCATGAAGGTGGGTAAAAAGCGACCTACCATAAACAACTACCTGCGCCTGCTGAAGCTACCCCCCGAGATACAGGCCGCCCTGCGAGACAAACGCCTGAGCATGGGCCACGCACGCGCCCTGGTGTCGGTAGACAATCCGGTGTACCAGCTGGAGATCTTCCGAGAGGTGATGGATAAGGACCTGAGTGTACGCACCACCGAAGAGCGTGTACGCCAGATAGGCAGCCCCAAGGCCACAAAAGAAACCGAAGAACCCAGCAAAACGGAACGCACTGCCTATGCCCTGCAGGCCCTGGAGGTAGAGCGCAACCTGAGCCGCAAGCTGGATGCCAAGGTGCGGATACAAACCGGCCAAGATGGGAGCGGCGAAATCAAAATCAAGTTTTACAACGGGGACGATCTGAATCGCCTCCTGGAGCTGATGGCATGA
- a CDS encoding DUF423 domain-containing protein, which produces MKPWILAIAAALGLSGVALGAFGAHGLKGVLNQAQLATFDTAVRYQLYHALVLVGVSLIPTGMAQRSWAARLLVAGVLLFSGSLYLYLAGGPRWLVYVTPAGGLCLMLGWLLLLLTALRLHRRPQA; this is translated from the coding sequence ATGAAACCATGGATACTCGCCATCGCTGCGGCCCTGGGCCTCAGTGGGGTGGCACTCGGGGCCTTTGGGGCCCATGGGCTAAAGGGGGTGCTGAACCAGGCCCAGCTGGCTACTTTTGATACGGCCGTGCGCTACCAGCTGTACCACGCCCTGGTGCTGGTGGGTGTTTCGCTTATACCCACAGGCATGGCCCAGCGCAGCTGGGCAGCCCGGCTGCTGGTGGCCGGTGTGCTGCTGTTTAGCGGCAGCCTGTATCTCTACCTGGCTGGTGGCCCACGGTGGCTGGTGTATGTAACACCTGCAGGCGGCCTGTGCCTGATGCTGGGCTGGCTGCTGCTGCTGCTCACCGCCCTGCGGCTGCACCGGCGGCCACAGGCCTAG
- a CDS encoding transglycosylase domain-containing protein has product MTVFSFRPSVSQGLRFCIAGFRSFVAASLWQASPNKLNYPLNVNDMTLFNRSFRLYRIVLLSAFGLAFLLVSLFIASVLDEMPGLEDLENPDTNLATQVYAADGKMIGSYYRHENRVYARLSQLPGHLREALVATEDLRFYSHSGIDFIGLLRAFGVQLSGGRQGGSTITMQLARNLYNEQVGLDRSMARKIKEMIVAAYLERRYTKDEIILHYLNTVPFGSVLYGIQSASNAYFAKSCTELKPEESALLVGMLKGPTAYDPLRHPERAKERRNTVLALMRNQDNLTDEEAERLMAKPLGVKKNVRWAHNSGLAPYFREFIRKELKTWCEKCEVTINHNGRKRCPNMYTDGLRVYTTLDTRLQAHAEAAMRAHMRAEQERFNKLMKGQEQWKKDPEIIRRAVLQSARYNVLKTSGLGHDQIMASFAEKRPMRVFAYNEKGYMDVEWTPMDSIRYYKQFLETGMLAINPENGHVKAWVGGLDAEYFKVDHIAQTKRQVGSTFKPFVYTAAFDNGYTPCTRVDGGPLEWVDPNTGKVWRPKNADGKYPRGKLALRKALAYSVNTVTARLITEKVSPGEVVRYAQKMGIQSEIQAVPSLALGTFELNIMELVNAYATIANQGVWVAPVYITRIEDKFGNVLKRFVPETAEALKPEVAYQVVEALRAVVDYGTAGNMKPQYKVPYELDVAGKTGTTNNNTDAWFMCITPDLAVGAWVGNADQAIHYPTWSVYGQGGQLAMPEVATFLKATYEDKVLAYEKRPFLRPKGLETDPNCTQTVDPDSQVRFFEEEGGSRMGDVFEDEKEPAKAP; this is encoded by the coding sequence ATGACCGTATTCAGTTTTCGCCCGTCCGTATCCCAAGGCCTTCGCTTTTGCATAGCGGGCTTTCGTAGTTTTGTAGCTGCTAGCCTGTGGCAGGCCAGCCCCAATAAACTAAACTACCCCCTGAACGTAAACGACATGACCCTTTTCAATCGGTCTTTCCGTCTTTATCGCATCGTGCTACTTTCGGCATTTGGCTTGGCTTTTCTGTTGGTCAGCCTCTTTATCGCCAGTGTGCTGGATGAGATGCCAGGCCTGGAGGATCTGGAAAACCCGGATACCAACCTGGCTACCCAGGTTTACGCTGCCGACGGGAAGATGATCGGCTCATACTACCGCCACGAAAATCGCGTATATGCTCGGCTCAGCCAGCTGCCGGGCCACCTGCGCGAGGCACTGGTAGCCACCGAGGACCTGCGCTTCTACAGCCACAGTGGCATCGATTTCATCGGCCTGCTAAGAGCCTTTGGCGTTCAGCTGAGCGGGGGCAGGCAGGGGGGTAGCACCATCACCATGCAGCTGGCCCGAAACCTGTACAACGAACAGGTGGGCCTGGACCGTAGCATGGCGCGCAAGATCAAGGAGATGATTGTAGCTGCCTACCTGGAGCGGCGCTACACAAAGGATGAAATCATCCTGCACTACCTGAACACGGTGCCTTTTGGCAGTGTGCTGTATGGTATCCAGAGTGCCTCCAATGCCTACTTTGCCAAAAGCTGTACAGAGCTGAAACCCGAGGAGAGTGCCCTGCTGGTGGGTATGCTGAAGGGGCCCACGGCCTACGACCCCCTGCGCCACCCCGAGCGGGCCAAGGAGCGCAGAAACACCGTGCTGGCCCTGATGCGAAACCAGGACAACCTGACCGACGAAGAAGCCGAGCGCCTAATGGCCAAGCCCCTGGGCGTGAAGAAAAATGTGCGCTGGGCCCACAATAGCGGCCTGGCTCCCTATTTCCGGGAGTTTATCCGCAAGGAGCTGAAGACCTGGTGCGAAAAATGCGAGGTAACCATTAACCACAATGGCCGAAAGCGATGCCCCAACATGTACACCGATGGACTGCGGGTATACACCACCCTGGATACCCGCCTGCAGGCCCATGCCGAGGCGGCCATGCGCGCCCACATGCGCGCAGAGCAGGAGCGCTTTAACAAGCTGATGAAAGGACAAGAGCAGTGGAAAAAGGACCCGGAAATCATACGCCGGGCCGTGCTGCAGAGTGCACGCTACAATGTGCTGAAAACAAGCGGCCTGGGTCACGATCAGATTATGGCCAGCTTTGCTGAAAAACGGCCTATGCGCGTGTTTGCCTACAATGAAAAAGGGTACATGGATGTGGAATGGACGCCGATGGACAGCATCCGCTACTACAAGCAGTTTCTGGAAACGGGCATGCTGGCCATTAACCCAGAAAACGGCCATGTAAAAGCCTGGGTGGGCGGCCTGGATGCCGAATACTTCAAGGTAGACCACATTGCGCAAACCAAGCGACAGGTAGGCTCTACCTTCAAGCCCTTTGTATACACCGCCGCCTTCGACAACGGCTACACACCCTGCACACGTGTAGACGGCGGGCCGCTAGAGTGGGTAGACCCCAACACCGGAAAAGTGTGGCGGCCCAAGAATGCCGACGGCAAGTACCCCCGCGGCAAGCTCGCCCTGCGCAAGGCCCTGGCCTACTCCGTAAACACCGTTACCGCACGCCTCATCACCGAGAAGGTGAGCCCCGGCGAGGTGGTGCGCTATGCCCAGAAGATGGGCATACAATCTGAAATACAAGCTGTGCCTTCGCTCGCCCTCGGCACCTTCGAGCTGAATATTATGGAGCTGGTAAATGCCTATGCCACCATTGCCAACCAGGGCGTGTGGGTAGCGCCGGTGTACATTACCCGGATAGAAGATAAGTTTGGCAATGTGCTGAAGCGCTTCGTGCCCGAAACGGCCGAAGCCCTGAAACCCGAAGTGGCCTACCAGGTGGTAGAAGCCCTGCGTGCAGTAGTGGACTATGGCACAGCCGGAAACATGAAACCCCAGTACAAAGTACCCTACGAGCTGGACGTGGCGGGCAAAACCGGTACGACCAACAATAATACCGATGCCTGGTTTATGTGCATCACGCCCGACCTGGCAGTGGGTGCCTGGGTGGGCAATGCAGACCAGGCCATACACTACCCCACCTGGAGTGTATACGGCCAGGGTGGGCAGCTGGCTATGCCCGAGGTAGCTACTTTTCTGAAGGCCACCTATGAGGATAAAGTGCTGGCCTATGAAAAACGCCCCTTTCTGCGCCCGAAGGGGCTGGAAACAGACCCAAACTGTACCCAAACAGTGGACCCCGACAGCCAGGTTCGTTTCTTTGAGGAGGAGGGTGGTAGCCGCATGGGCGACGTGTTTGAAGACGAGAAGGAACCGGCCAAAGCACCCTGA